In one Paenibacillus sp. JQZ6Y-1 genomic region, the following are encoded:
- a CDS encoding sugar kinase: MNNQTGYPEVVTFGESMGLLTAEDSRGLEYAAQLRKSFGGAESNLAIGIARLGHTVGWCGRLGNDPLGVMIQKAIRGEGVDVSRSQLADGEPTGLMLRENVSGKASVHYYRRLSAASNMKPEHLDEQYIAGARVLHVTGITAAISRSGLDTVRRAMDIASAAGVTVCFDPNLRLKLWTLEEARPVLLGLAERCDYFLPGLDELALLYETDDQQQIFDRLRQLKAVSIVKGGPDLTYVVEPERTLEVPYFKAEQVLDTVGAGDGFCAGFITGLLRGYSNEEAVRLGNLNGSMVIQAVGDWEALPTRAQVEAKLDNKVHIER, translated from the coding sequence ATGAACAATCAGACGGGATATCCAGAAGTTGTAACCTTTGGAGAATCCATGGGGTTGCTAACAGCCGAGGATTCACGCGGTCTGGAATATGCAGCCCAGCTGCGCAAATCATTTGGCGGAGCAGAGAGCAATCTGGCAATTGGTATTGCCCGATTGGGTCATACGGTCGGCTGGTGCGGACGACTTGGTAATGATCCGCTCGGTGTGATGATTCAAAAAGCAATTCGCGGCGAAGGGGTAGATGTATCGCGTTCGCAATTGGCAGATGGTGAGCCAACGGGTCTGATGCTGCGTGAAAATGTATCAGGCAAAGCATCGGTGCATTATTATCGTCGTTTATCGGCAGCGAGCAATATGAAGCCGGAGCATCTGGATGAACAGTATATTGCGGGAGCGCGTGTTTTGCATGTGACTGGGATTACGGCAGCGATTAGTCGTTCAGGGCTAGATACCGTGCGACGTGCGATGGATATTGCCAGTGCCGCAGGCGTAACGGTCTGCTTTGATCCGAATTTGCGTCTGAAGCTGTGGACGCTGGAGGAAGCACGCCCGGTACTGCTCGGATTGGCAGAGCGCTGTGATTACTTTTTGCCAGGGCTGGATGAATTGGCGCTGTTATATGAGACCGATGATCAGCAGCAGATTTTTGACCGTTTGCGTCAGTTGAAGGCAGTCAGTATCGTCAAAGGTGGACCTGATCTGACTTATGTAGTGGAACCGGAGCGTACGCTGGAAGTGCCGTATTTCAAGGCGGAGCAAGTGCTGGACACCGTCGGTGCGGGGGATGGATTTTGCGCTGGATTCATTACTGGATTGCTGCGCGGCTATTCTAATGAAGAAGCGGTGCGACTGGGCAATCTGAACGGCTCGATGGTTATTCAGGCTGTTGGCGATTGGGAAGCACTGCCAACACGCGCTCAAGTAGAAGCGAAGCTAGATAACAAAGTGCATATCGAGCGTTAA
- a CDS encoding general stress protein, with translation MANNKSNGKMTREEAGRMGGQATSRKHSKEFYQQIGKKGGQATSRNHDKEFYQEIGRKGGEATSETHDRDFYKEIGRKGGSK, from the coding sequence ATGGCAAACAACAAGAGCAATGGCAAAATGACCCGCGAGGAAGCCGGGCGTATGGGCGGTCAAGCCACATCCCGTAAACATAGCAAAGAATTCTACCAGCAGATCGGTAAAAAAGGTGGTCAAGCCACTTCTCGTAACCACGACAAAGAATTCTATCAAGAGATTGGACGCAAAGGCGGCGAAGCGACATCGGAAACGCATGATCGCGACTTTTATAAAGAAATTGGACGTAAGGGCGGAAGCAAGTAA
- the ilvD gene encoding dihydroxy-acid dehydratase: protein MRSDMIKKGFDRAPHRSLLRAAGVKEEDFGKPFIAVCNSYIDIVPGHVHLQEFGKIVKEAIREAGGVPFEFNTIGVDDGIAMGHIGMRYSLPSREIIADSLETVVSAHWFDGMVCIPNCDKITPGMMMGALRVNIPTVFVSGGPMKAGKDSTGRSISLTSVFEGVGAYQAGKIDDKSLLELEQFGCPTCGSCSGMFTANSMNCLAEALGLALPGNGTILAVSPERRDFVRQSATQLMELIKLDLKPRDIVTEKAIDNAFALDMAMGGSTNTVLHTLALAHEAEINYPIERINEVANRVPHLAKLAPASDWHIEDVHLAGGVSAVLNELLKKPGALHDDCITVTGKTLRENVEGQEIQNHEVIHALENPHSERGGLAVLFGNLAPEGSIIKVGAVDASVGGYHKGPAICFDSQDDALYGIANGHVKEGHVVVIRYEGPKGGPGMPEMLAPTSQIVGMGLGAKVGLLTDGRFSGASRGISIGHVSPEAAEGGPIAFVHDGDIIELDLNERKITLHVSDEELEERRKNEWKEFEPKVKTGYLARYSKLVTNASMGGIMKI from the coding sequence ATGCGTTCGGACATGATCAAAAAAGGATTCGATCGCGCACCGCACCGCAGTCTGCTCCGTGCAGCAGGCGTAAAGGAAGAAGATTTTGGCAAGCCGTTTATCGCTGTATGTAATTCCTACATCGACATCGTTCCGGGTCATGTGCATCTGCAGGAGTTCGGTAAAATTGTTAAAGAAGCCATCCGCGAAGCAGGCGGCGTACCATTTGAATTCAATACAATTGGCGTGGACGACGGCATCGCTATGGGACATATCGGTATGCGTTATTCCCTGCCAAGTCGCGAGATCATTGCGGATTCTCTGGAAACCGTTGTATCCGCGCACTGGTTCGACGGTATGGTCTGCATCCCGAACTGTGACAAAATCACACCGGGTATGATGATGGGCGCTCTGCGCGTAAACATCCCGACTGTATTTGTCAGCGGTGGTCCGATGAAAGCCGGTAAAGACAGCACAGGTCGTTCGATCTCTCTGACTTCTGTATTTGAAGGCGTTGGTGCTTATCAAGCGGGTAAAATCGATGATAAGAGCTTGCTGGAACTTGAACAATTTGGTTGTCCAACTTGTGGATCATGTTCCGGTATGTTTACGGCTAACTCCATGAACTGTCTGGCTGAAGCACTCGGTCTGGCACTGCCAGGTAACGGCACCATTCTGGCTGTATCGCCAGAGCGTCGTGACTTTGTTAGACAATCCGCCACCCAACTGATGGAACTGATCAAGCTGGATCTGAAACCACGCGATATCGTAACTGAAAAAGCAATCGACAATGCGTTTGCACTGGATATGGCTATGGGCGGTTCTACCAATACCGTTCTGCATACACTGGCACTGGCACACGAAGCAGAGATCAATTATCCGATCGAACGCATCAACGAAGTTGCCAACCGTGTACCGCATCTGGCAAAACTGGCTCCTGCTTCCGACTGGCATATCGAGGATGTGCATCTGGCAGGTGGCGTAAGCGCCGTGTTGAACGAGCTACTGAAAAAGCCAGGCGCTCTGCATGATGACTGTATTACCGTAACCGGTAAAACACTTCGCGAAAACGTAGAGGGTCAAGAAATCCAGAACCATGAAGTTATTCATGCACTGGAAAATCCACACTCCGAACGCGGTGGTCTGGCTGTCCTGTTCGGTAACCTTGCTCCTGAAGGCTCGATCATCAAAGTCGGTGCGGTTGACGCTTCGGTTGGTGGCTACCACAAAGGTCCTGCTATCTGCTTCGACTCTCAAGATGATGCGCTGTACGGCATCGCTAATGGTCACGTCAAAGAAGGTCATGTTGTCGTGATCCGTTATGAAGGTCCAAAAGGCGGACCGGGTATGCCGGAAATGCTGGCTCCAACCTCGCAAATCGTTGGTATGGGTCTTGGCGCCAAAGTCGGTCTGCTGACAGACGGTCGTTTCTCCGGTGCATCTCGCGGGATCAGTATCGGTCACGTATCCCCAGAAGCAGCAGAAGGCGGTCCAATCGCTTTCGTACACGATGGCGACATCATCGAGCTTGATTTGAACGAGCGCAAAATCACGCTGCATGTTAGCGACGAGGAATTGGAAGAGCGTCGTAAAAACGAATGGAAAGAGTTCGAGCCAAAAGTAAAAACTGGCTACCTCGCCCGTTATTCCAAACTCGTAACCAACGCCAGCATGGGCGGTATCATGAAAATCTAA
- a CDS encoding bifunctional 2-keto-4-hydroxyglutarate aldolase/2-keto-3-deoxy-6-phosphogluconate aldolase, whose amino-acid sequence MKKLQILQKIIDSGVVAVLRGDSADQVFKMAEQAIAGGIKVIEVTLTVPGALQAIEKLSRIYSWKSQTADNFAIIGAGTVLEPQTARAAILAGAEFVVGPSLNPETVKICNLYRIPVLPGVTTLEGVQHALELGVDIVKLFPGNLYQPSIIKTLKGPMPQANFMPTGGVSLDNLGEWIKGGAVAVGIGSDLTTDALKSGDLSLVRQKAEQYMKVYREAKQG is encoded by the coding sequence ATGAAAAAACTGCAAATCCTACAAAAAATCATTGATAGTGGAGTGGTCGCTGTACTACGCGGCGATTCCGCCGATCAAGTATTCAAAATGGCAGAGCAAGCCATCGCTGGCGGCATCAAGGTGATCGAAGTAACGCTAACCGTACCAGGCGCATTGCAAGCGATTGAGAAATTAAGCCGTATCTATAGCTGGAAATCACAAACTGCCGACAACTTTGCGATTATTGGTGCAGGAACGGTACTTGAGCCACAAACGGCACGCGCAGCTATCTTGGCAGGAGCAGAATTTGTAGTTGGTCCATCGCTCAATCCCGAAACCGTGAAAATCTGTAACCTGTACCGCATTCCCGTCCTGCCGGGCGTAACGACATTAGAGGGCGTACAGCATGCGCTAGAGCTGGGCGTAGATATTGTGAAGCTATTCCCAGGCAATCTGTATCAGCCATCCATTATCAAAACGCTGAAGGGTCCTATGCCGCAAGCGAACTTTATGCCAACTGGTGGCGTATCGCTGGACAATCTGGGCGAATGGATCAAAGGCGGCGCTGTTGCTGTGGGGATTGGTTCCGATTTGACAACTGATGCGCTCAAATCAGGCGATCTCAGTCTCGTGCGTCAGAAAGCCGAGCAATATATGAAAGTATATCGCGAAGCCAAGCAAGGCTAA